The region ACCATGGGCCGGGTATACCTCCTAAAAGACAAAAATGGGAAACTATGGCCCTACCCTATAGATTAAGTTGAAAAGTGATATAGTAATTTAGAACGATGTATTGGAGGCCAGTATGACTCATGCGCGTTTTGTTTGCTGTTTTCTTCTGATTTTTCCCCTGTTCCGGCTGTCCGCGGAAATTCCCCTGGCGGCTGTCTCCACTGATGACGCCCGGACAATGCTTATTGAGGCGGCGCAAAAATACCGGGGCGTTCCCTATAGGTACGGCGGCATGAGCCGGCAGGGCCTGGACTGTTCGGGTCTGGTGTACCTGAGCTTCCGGGACAGCTTCAAGGTTGAGGTTCCCAGGCGCGCAGAGGATCTATACCATTGGACGGAGCGGCTGGAAAAGGCGGCTATCCAGCCCGGGGATTTGGTTTTTTTCCAGCGGGATGGCCATATATTCCATGTGGGGATCTATATCGGCGATGGCTGGTTTTTCCACTCCGCCTCGGACGGCCCTAAAACAGGGGTAATGTATTCCCGGCTGAACGAGAGTTTCTGGTCCCGCAGCTATGCCGGAGCCGGCCGAGCCCTGCCATAGAGGTACGAGCCGGTTTACGCTTTCGCCATCTCAATAATAAGCGCGTGCGCATCTTCCCCGGCATGAAGGGTTATATTTTCTTCGGTAATTTCAACCGCATCGCGCATGGACAATTGCACATCATTCACCGTAGCGCTGCCCTCTACCAACACAAGATACGCTTGCCGGTTTTTTGCAACCTCAAACGTAAGACTTTTTCCCTTTGATACAATTGTCGCATAGGCATTGATGTCCGCATGAATCCTGATGGGGGCCTTGCTTTTTTCATTGTTCGTACTTGATGCAATGGGCAGCCATGTATCGCGCCTATCCTCAAAGTTAAACCGGCAATCGCCGTAATTGGGCTTGTATCCGATCTTGTCCGGGAAAATCCATACCTGCAAAAAACGGAGGCCCTCCTTACCCAGGTTGTATTCGAGGTGCTGCACTCCGGTTCCTGCGCTCATATACTGCACCTGTCCCCGGGTCAGGGTTTTCTTGTTTCCCATACTATCTCCGTGGGTCAACTCCCCGTCAACAACATAGGAAATAATTTCCATATTCTCATGGGGGTGCGTATCAAAGCCCATTCCCGGTTCCACCATGTCGTCGTTTATAACCCGTAAAATTCCAAACTGAATATTTTCCGGATTATAATAGTCGGCAAAAGAAAAATGGAAATGGCTGTCCAGCCAGCCATGAATACCACGTCCCATTTTTGTATGATCGATATACCGCAGCATGATGAACCTCCTGTTTCCTATAATATAATGAATCCTATAATAGAGGTCAAATTTTATAGTCGGCAGACAGGCTCCCGGATGATTCTTTCTAATTCCGTCCGTGCCGTACGGACCTTCCCGCAAGCACACCGGTGAGCTTACCGCTGCGGACAACCACCTTGCCGCCTATGATGACATATTCTATACCATCATTCGGAAGGCGCGGCTGCTCAAAGGTCGCATTTGCTTTAATGCGCTTGTTATCAAAAATGGTTATGTCCGCATCCATTCCTTCTGCAATCAAACCTTTAGATTTGATACGCGCCTTTGAGGCAGGGAAATACGTTATTTTACGGATACATTCTTCCAGGGTAAACAATTTTCTTTCCCCAACATAATGCTCAATGACACGGGGAAAAGCGGAATACGCCCGCGGCGGAAGATATGATGTTCCTGACGTTATTGTCCAGCCGTCCGTACCAACTGCCACAAGCGGATGTTTCATAATATTCTCAATGTC is a window of Treponema primitia ZAS-1 DNA encoding:
- a CDS encoding pirin family protein, coding for MLRYIDHTKMGRGIHGWLDSHFHFSFADYYNPENIQFGILRVINDDMVEPGMGFDTHPHENMEIISYVVDGELTHGDSMGNKKTLTRGQVQYMSAGTGVQHLEYNLGKEGLRFLQVWIFPDKIGYKPNYGDCRFNFEDRRDTWLPIASSTNNEKSKAPIRIHADINAYATIVSKGKSLTFEVAKNRQAYLVLVEGSATVNDVQLSMRDAVEITEENITLHAGEDAHALIIEMAKA
- a CDS encoding C40 family peptidase, whose translation is MTHARFVCCFLLIFPLFRLSAEIPLAAVSTDDARTMLIEAAQKYRGVPYRYGGMSRQGLDCSGLVYLSFRDSFKVEVPRRAEDLYHWTERLEKAAIQPGDLVFFQRDGHIFHVGIYIGDGWFFHSASDGPKTGVMYSRLNESFWSRSYAGAGRALP